The segment GCTGCGCGACCCGGGCGAGGACGTCGTCGCCACCTATCGCGCCCTGGGCGTCGAGGTCGGCCGGCCGAGCCGCAACGACTCCGCGTCCAACGCGATCCTCTGGCAGGCGTCCCGGCTTGGCCTCACCCCCCATGCCTGGCCGCGCCCCGACGGGACTCCCGTCACCGACCGCGTGTGGGCCTCGCCCTCGCGGGCGCTCGGCTCGATGGACCTGCACTACTCGATGGCCGGCGGGTGGTGGCCCTCCGAGGGCATCCGCTACCGCACCCCGCGTGCGTGGGTGTCGTCGAAGAAGCCGGTGCGCTTCGAGGACCTCGTCGACGCGGTCAGCCGCGACCTGCTGCACCGGCCCGCGAGCAAGCGTCTGGTGCAGACGGCGACCATCGCCACCGGCTGCAAGGCCAGGGAGAAGATCGACCGCGACCACGCCCTCTACCAGTGGGGCTTCCCGCGGCTGCTGGCCGCCGTCCTCGACTCCCCCGACCACCTGGCGTGCTGACATGACTGCTCCCCACCCGACCCCTGCCTCCCCTGCTGCTCCGGGGGCCCGACCCTGCGGCTGCCCCGACTACGACGAGGCACGACTGGCCCTGAGCCGCCGTGCGCTGCTCGGCACCGCCCTCGCCGGAGGTGCCGTCGCGCTCGGCCCGTCGCTCACGGGCACCGGCCCGCCTGCGTACGCCGTCACCGGCCGCAGCGCCGCCCGACTGGCCGCGCCCGGCGGCTCCGTGCTGGTGATCCTCTCGCTGCGTGGCGCGGCCGACGGCCTCTCGCTCGTCGTCCCGCACGCCGACCCCGTCTACTACGCCGCGCGCCCGCGGCTCGCGATCCCCCACACCGCGCTGCTGGCACCGGACGCGATGTTCGGGTTGCACCCCGCCCTCGCGCCGCTGCTGCCGATGTGGGACGCGGGCACGCTGGCCGCCGTGCACGCCACCGGCATGGCCGCGCCCAACCGCTCGCACTTCGCGGCCATGGAGGCCATCGAGGACGCCGCTCCCGGCTCGTCCGAGCGCACCGGCTGGCTCAACCGCCTGCTGGGCGAGCTGCCCGGCACCTCGCCGCTGCAGGGCACGGCGATGGGCAACCAGGCGCCCACCTCGCTCTTCGGCGCCCAGCCGGCCTTCGTCGTCGGCCGGGTCGACCAGGCCAAGGTCGCCGGCGCCGACGAGGAGGGACGCCGGCTGGCGTCCCTGACGCACGCGTGGCGCGGAAGCAGCCGGATGAGCCGCGCAGTGCGCGACGCGATCTCGGGGGCGCAGACCTTCGGCGCCGCCCGGGACACCCCGGCCGGCGCGCCCGCCACCGCCTACCCCGCCAGCGGGCTGGGCCAGGCACTCTCGGACGTCTCCCGGATCGTGCGCTCGGGCGTCGGCACCGAGGTGATCACCGTCGACCAGGGCGACTGGGACATGCACACCGACGCGGGCACGCTGGAGTGGGGCGACATGAAGCGCAACGCCGGCGACCTGGCGAGCTCGATCGCGGCGTTCTTCGCCGACCTCGGCCCGGCCGCCGAGCGGGTCACCCTCGTGACGCTGAGCGAGTTCGGCCGCAGGGTGCGGGAGAACGACGACTACGGCACCGACCACGGCTTCGGCAACGTCATGTTCGTCGCCGGCGCCGGGGTGCGGGGCGGCCGCTACTACGGCTCGTGGCCCGGCCTGTCCGACACACCGGACGCCGACCTCCTGGTCACCACCGACTACCGCAGCGTGCTCGCGGAGGTCGTCACCCGACGGTTCGGTGTCTCGGTCGCGCAGGTCTTCCCGGGCTTCGCCCCGCAGGCCGTCGGCGTGATGGCCTGACGGCCTCCCGTTCTCCCGCAGGCGGTCAGACGACCTGCACGGGATGGCGCACGACGGCGTCGAAGAAGTAGCCCTGCGTGTTGAAGGCGGCCACGAACGGCTGGGTGCGGCCCTGCTCGTCGGTCGCCCTGGCGAGCAGCTCGTGGCGTCCGGGGCGCGGGTTGCCCCAGCGCACCGACCACTGCGTCCAACCCTCGTCCTCGCGGGACCGGCGGTCCAGGACGGCCGGGCGCCAGCTGGACCCGCCGTCGAGGCTCACCGAGACGCGACTGATCCGGCCCGCGCCGCTCCACGACCGCCCGCTGAGGGTGACGGGCCGCGACGGCAGCACCTGGTCCGGGGCCAGCTCCCACGCCGAGCGCACCGGGTTGACCGTCAGCGGCGGGGAGTCGGCCGGCCAGTCGGGGCCGACCATCCGGTAGAAGGTGGTGTTCCACGGCGACGTCAGCTGCGTCGTCGACACCTCCAGCGACCCGAGCCACTTGATGCTCGCGATGCCGACCCAGCCGGGCAGCACCAGGCGGAGCGGGTAGCCGTGGTCGGGCAGCAGGTCCTCACCGTTCATCCCCCACGCGAGCAGCGCGTCGTCGAGCGCCTTCTCCACCGGGAACGGACGACGCACCCGGCCGTAGTCCGTGCCACCCGAGACGAAAGGGTCGTCGAGCCCGGTGGCCTGGATGGACACCGCGTCCGGCGACAGCCCGACGGAGGCGAGGACGTCGCGCAGGCGGACGCCGCTCCAGCGCACGGTGCCGACGGCGCCGAGCGTCCAGGCGGTGCCGGAGACGGTCTGTCCCTGCTGGGTCCGGAAGTAGCTCCGACCGTTGCCGGTGCACTCCACCACGGCGGTGATCTCGTGGTGGGGCAGCCGCTGGAGGTCGGCGAACGACAAGCTGAGCGCCTCCCCGTCTCCCCTCGGCGTCGCCAGCCCGTCGCCGTACACGCGCAGCGCGTAGGTCGACCGGTCGACCTGCGGGGTGCGGGTGTGGTTGCGCACGAACAGGCGCGACTGGGGCGTGAGGTAGCGCTGGGGGTCGACCGAGGCCCAGCGCATCTCGGCGTTGGTCCCGAAGTCCGTGAAGTAGGCCGGCGGGGTGGGCTTGAGGATGAACGGGGACGCAGCGGACGCAGGGGCTGCGCGCCACACGGAGGTGGGAACGGCCGCGGCGCCGACGAGAGCGGCAGCGGCGGTGAGGAATCCACGGCGGGTGGGCGCGTACGAGGTCATGCGCCCGACCATATAGGAGTAAGTCGTTCGTTTCACTACACAACACGAGCCGGCAGACACGCCGCCGTCGCGGTGCCATGCTCGGGGCATGAGCGCCGAACGACCCGCACCCCCGTCCTTCGAACCGCTGCCCGAGGACTGGCAGAGCGCCCTGTTCGTCGTGGCGCACCCGGACGACATCGAGTACGGCGCGGCCGCTGCGGTCGCGCGGTGGACCGGCCAGGGGAAGAAGGTCGTCTACTGCATGGTGACCAGCGGCGAGGCCGGGATCGACGGGATCCACCCCGACGAGTGTGGACCACTGCGCGAGGCGGAGGAGATCGCGTCCGCCGCCGCCGTCGGCGTCGACGAGGTGCTGTTCCTGCGCCTGCCCGACGGGGTCCTGGAGTACGGCGTCGAGCTGCGGCGCGCGCTCGCGAAGGTCGTGCGCGAGCAGCGACCCGACGTCGCGCTGACCATCAACTTCCGCGAGACGTTCGGCGGCACCAACCTCAACCAGGCCGACCACATCGCCGTGGGCAGGGCGCTCCTCGACGCGGTCCGCGACGCCGGCAACCGCTGGGTGTTCCCCGAGCAGCTGACCGACGGCCTCGAGCCGTGGGGCGGCGTGAAGGCGGTGTGGGCGGGCGGGTCAC is part of the Nocardioides cavernae genome and harbors:
- a CDS encoding DUF1501 domain-containing protein, which produces MTAPHPTPASPAAPGARPCGCPDYDEARLALSRRALLGTALAGGAVALGPSLTGTGPPAYAVTGRSAARLAAPGGSVLVILSLRGAADGLSLVVPHADPVYYAARPRLAIPHTALLAPDAMFGLHPALAPLLPMWDAGTLAAVHATGMAAPNRSHFAAMEAIEDAAPGSSERTGWLNRLLGELPGTSPLQGTAMGNQAPTSLFGAQPAFVVGRVDQAKVAGADEEGRRLASLTHAWRGSSRMSRAVRDAISGAQTFGAARDTPAGAPATAYPASGLGQALSDVSRIVRSGVGTEVITVDQGDWDMHTDAGTLEWGDMKRNAGDLASSIAAFFADLGPAAERVTLVTLSEFGRRVRENDDYGTDHGFGNVMFVAGAGVRGGRYYGSWPGLSDTPDADLLVTTDYRSVLAEVVTRRFGVSVAQVFPGFAPQAVGVMA
- a CDS encoding sulfite oxidase — translated: MTSYAPTRRGFLTAAAALVGAAAVPTSVWRAAPASAASPFILKPTPPAYFTDFGTNAEMRWASVDPQRYLTPQSRLFVRNHTRTPQVDRSTYALRVYGDGLATPRGDGEALSLSFADLQRLPHHEITAVVECTGNGRSYFRTQQGQTVSGTAWTLGAVGTVRWSGVRLRDVLASVGLSPDAVSIQATGLDDPFVSGGTDYGRVRRPFPVEKALDDALLAWGMNGEDLLPDHGYPLRLVLPGWVGIASIKWLGSLEVSTTQLTSPWNTTFYRMVGPDWPADSPPLTVNPVRSAWELAPDQVLPSRPVTLSGRSWSGAGRISRVSVSLDGGSSWRPAVLDRRSREDEGWTQWSVRWGNPRPGRHELLARATDEQGRTQPFVAAFNTQGYFFDAVVRHPVQVV
- a CDS encoding PIG-L deacetylase family protein is translated as MSAERPAPPSFEPLPEDWQSALFVVAHPDDIEYGAAAAVARWTGQGKKVVYCMVTSGEAGIDGIHPDECGPLREAEEIASAAAVGVDEVLFLRLPDGVLEYGVELRRALAKVVREQRPDVALTINFRETFGGTNLNQADHIAVGRALLDAVRDAGNRWVFPEQLTDGLEPWGGVKAVWAGGSPQATHAVDVTETFAAGVASLKEHRAYIEGLGWEGWDPEEFLDGILRGGGQGLGVTHASTFEVFPLGWG